From a region of the Halolamina sp. CBA1230 genome:
- the cofD gene encoding 2-phospho-L-lactate transferase: MVTFLAGGTGTPKLLSGDDLVFARDSVTVVGNTGDDVELGGLLVSPDLDTVLFDGGGVLDRETWWGIADDTHETNEELFRLADAAGLDGGPRYLPDDAQTEGREIARWRRFSGIAEFMTIGDRDRAVHITRTSLLDEGLTLTEATWTLADAFDLEIDLLPMSDDPVASIVHTPDGEMHFQEYWVARRAEPTVEDVEFRGANRAEPTPEVEAALTDPVVIGPSNPVTSVGPIRALPGVDRALAETPVVAVSPFCEDEAFSGPVADLMAGTGREPSTAGVAETYAFADAFVLDAADGTDLDRPVVRTDTGIDDPADAERVARACALALAAVGASAADLDLTVDDPAELDGDDIDTSGLPAVEGEP, from the coding sequence ATGGTCACGTTCCTCGCCGGGGGCACCGGCACCCCCAAGCTACTCTCGGGCGACGATCTCGTCTTCGCCCGCGACTCCGTCACCGTCGTCGGCAACACCGGCGACGACGTCGAACTCGGCGGCCTACTCGTCTCGCCGGATCTCGACACCGTGCTGTTCGACGGCGGCGGCGTGCTCGACCGCGAGACGTGGTGGGGGATCGCCGACGACACCCACGAGACGAACGAGGAACTGTTCCGCCTCGCCGACGCCGCCGGCCTCGACGGCGGCCCGCGCTACCTCCCCGACGACGCCCAGACCGAGGGAAGGGAGATCGCGCGCTGGCGGCGCTTCTCCGGGATCGCGGAGTTCATGACGATCGGCGACCGCGACCGCGCGGTCCACATCACCCGGACCTCGCTGCTCGACGAAGGCCTCACCCTGACCGAGGCGACGTGGACGCTCGCCGACGCGTTCGACCTCGAGATCGACCTGCTGCCGATGAGCGACGACCCCGTCGCCAGCATCGTCCACACGCCCGACGGCGAGATGCACTTCCAGGAGTACTGGGTCGCGAGACGCGCTGAACCCACTGTCGAGGACGTGGAGTTCCGCGGCGCGAACAGGGCCGAACCGACTCCCGAGGTCGAAGCCGCCCTGACCGATCCCGTCGTGATCGGCCCCTCGAACCCCGTCACCTCCGTCGGCCCGATCCGGGCGCTGCCGGGGGTCGACCGCGCGCTCGCGGAGACGCCGGTCGTCGCCGTCTCGCCGTTCTGCGAGGACGAGGCGTTCTCCGGCCCCGTCGCGGATCTGATGGCCGGCACCGGCCGCGAACCCTCGACCGCCGGCGTCGCCGAGACGTACGCGTTCGCGGACGCGTTCGTGCTCGACGCGGCGGACGGCACCGACCTCGATCGCCCGGTCGTCCGCACCGACACGGGGATCGACGATCCCGCGGACGCCGAACGCGTCGCCCGGGCCTGCGCGCTCGCGCTGGCTGCCGTCGGCGCGTCAGCGGCGGATCTCGACCTGACCGTCGACGATCCCGCCGAACTGGACGGCGACGACATCGACACGAGCGGTCTGCCCGCAGTCGAAGGTGAGCCGTGA